Proteins from a genomic interval of Streptomyces sp. Tu6071:
- a CDS encoding histidine phosphatase family protein: MSVPALTPPCALVELWAVRHGESTANAVYADPATADRTEPLPGLDRDVPLSERGVAQATALGGWLAERDPGLLVVCSPYLRARETWRLMAETAGLSADDALVDDRLRDREQGIFTLHPPAAFVARDPREAERRKRVGAWYYRPPGGEALTDVTVRVGQFLTELSRAATGRRVLLVAHDAVVVAARQYFGGIGYPTPDRLPPVPNASVSRWVAEAGRLGLTEWGGVGHLPG; the protein is encoded by the coding sequence GTGTCGGTTCCCGCCCTCACCCCGCCCTGCGCGCTCGTCGAACTGTGGGCCGTACGCCACGGGGAGAGCACCGCGAACGCCGTCTACGCCGACCCCGCGACGGCGGACCGCACCGAGCCGCTGCCGGGACTCGACCGGGACGTGCCCCTCTCGGAACGGGGGGTCGCCCAGGCCACCGCGCTCGGCGGCTGGCTCGCCGAGCGTGACCCCGGCCTCCTCGTCGTCTGCTCCCCGTACCTGCGCGCCCGCGAGACCTGGCGGCTCATGGCCGAGACGGCCGGTCTCTCCGCCGACGACGCCCTCGTCGACGACCGCCTGCGCGACCGCGAGCAGGGGATCTTCACCCTCCACCCGCCCGCCGCCTTCGTGGCCCGCGATCCGCGCGAGGCGGAGCGGCGCAAGCGGGTCGGCGCCTGGTACTACCGGCCACCGGGCGGCGAGGCGCTCACCGACGTGACGGTCCGGGTCGGCCAGTTCCTCACCGAACTGTCACGCGCCGCGACGGGCCGCCGCGTGCTCCTCGTCGCCCACGACGCGGTCGTGGTGGCGGCACGGCAGTACTTCGGCGGCATCGGCTACCCCACCCCGGACCGACTCCCACCCGTACCCAACGCCTCGGTGTCGCGCTGGGTGGCGGAGGCGGGACGGTTGGGGCTGACGGAGTGGGGCGGGGTGGGGCACTTGCCGGGGTGA
- a CDS encoding zinc-binding dehydrogenase yields the protein MRATVMYGAGDVRVEDRPDPKPVHPTDAVVRTLAACVCGSDLWPYASMPATDTGRPMGHEFLGVVEETGADVRGLGPGDLVVAPFTYSDNTCDYCAKGLHISCRHGGRYGLDGVDGGQGEAVRVPYADGTLVKLPVAADSALLPSLLALSDVMTTGHHGAVTARVGRGDTVLVVGDGAVGLCAVLAAARLGAERIVLAGRHEARTALGRDFGATDVVAERGEEGIARVRELTGGADKVIEAVGTRAALDTALGAVLDGGTVSRLGVPQYEQGPIGPAVFMRNLTLTGGASPARAYIEELLPDVLDGTIAPGRVFDRTFPLDETPGAYRAMADRRVLKALIRP from the coding sequence ATGCGCGCCACTGTCATGTACGGAGCCGGAGACGTCCGCGTCGAGGACCGGCCCGACCCCAAGCCCGTCCACCCCACCGACGCCGTCGTGCGCACGCTCGCCGCGTGCGTGTGCGGCAGCGACCTGTGGCCGTACGCGTCGATGCCCGCCACCGACACGGGGCGCCCCATGGGCCACGAGTTCCTCGGCGTCGTCGAGGAGACCGGCGCCGACGTGCGCGGGCTCGGCCCGGGGGACCTGGTCGTCGCCCCGTTCACGTACAGCGACAACACGTGCGACTACTGCGCGAAGGGCCTGCACATCTCGTGCCGCCACGGCGGCAGGTACGGGCTCGACGGCGTGGACGGCGGCCAGGGCGAGGCCGTGCGCGTCCCGTACGCGGACGGCACACTGGTGAAGCTGCCCGTGGCCGCCGACTCCGCGCTCCTCCCCTCGCTCCTCGCCCTCTCGGACGTCATGACCACCGGCCACCACGGGGCCGTCACCGCGCGGGTGGGGCGCGGGGACACGGTGCTCGTCGTCGGCGACGGGGCGGTGGGGCTGTGCGCGGTGCTCGCCGCCGCGCGGCTCGGCGCGGAGCGGATCGTGCTCGCGGGCCGCCACGAGGCGCGCACGGCGCTCGGCCGCGACTTCGGCGCCACCGACGTCGTCGCCGAGCGCGGCGAGGAGGGGATCGCCCGTGTCCGGGAGCTGACCGGGGGCGCGGACAAGGTGATCGAGGCGGTCGGCACCCGGGCGGCGCTCGACACCGCGCTCGGCGCGGTCCTGGACGGCGGGACCGTCAGCCGCCTCGGCGTCCCGCAGTACGAGCAGGGCCCGATCGGCCCGGCCGTCTTCATGCGGAACCTCACCCTGACCGGCGGGGCGAGCCCCGCCCGTGCCTACATCGAGGAACTGCTCCCCGACGTCCTGGACGGCACGATCGCCCCCGGCCGCGTCTTCGACCGGACCTTCCCCCTGGACGAGACCCCCGGCGCCTACCGCGCGATGGCCGACCGCCGCGTCCTCAAGGCCCTCATCCGCCCCTGA
- a CDS encoding sigma-70 family RNA polymerase sigma factor: MKEPVYIVGNPAAAPPLEELVARVARGDRDAFSAVHDAVAGPLLGVVRRVLRDRAQSEEVAQEVLVEVWRTAGRYRPDLGSVTNWVLTLAHRRAVDRVRSVEASAARERRAGLLEQNTPAYDEVSEQVETRLEQEQVRRCLGSLTERQRESVTLAYYRGLTYREVAELLALPLGTVKTRLRDGLIRLRDCLGVGT; the protein is encoded by the coding sequence GTGAAAGAGCCCGTCTACATCGTGGGGAACCCGGCCGCCGCGCCCCCGCTGGAAGAGCTGGTGGCCAGGGTCGCGCGCGGCGACCGCGACGCCTTCTCGGCGGTGCACGACGCCGTCGCGGGGCCGCTGCTCGGCGTCGTACGCCGCGTGCTGCGCGATCGCGCGCAGTCCGAGGAGGTCGCGCAGGAGGTCCTCGTCGAGGTGTGGCGCACGGCGGGCCGCTACCGCCCGGACCTCGGCTCGGTCACGAACTGGGTGCTCACGCTCGCGCACCGCCGCGCCGTCGACCGCGTGCGGTCCGTCGAGGCGTCCGCCGCGCGCGAGCGCCGCGCGGGCCTGCTCGAACAGAACACGCCCGCGTACGACGAGGTCTCCGAGCAGGTCGAGACCCGGCTCGAACAGGAGCAGGTGCGGCGCTGTCTGGGCAGCCTCACCGAGCGCCAGCGCGAATCGGTGACCCTCGCCTACTACCGCGGCCTCACCTACCGCGAGGTCGCGGAACTCCTCGCGCTGCCCCTCGGCACCGTCAAGACCCGTCTGCGTGACGGACTCATCCGGCTTCGCGACTGCCTGGGAGTGGGCACATGA
- a CDS encoding TetR/AcrR family transcriptional regulator yields MRPGTAREAFAAPPAPPLRADALRNRARLLAAAREVFAERGLDAPMATVARRAGVGVATLYRRFPTRDDLVRAAFAEQMDTCARVLDEAVADPDPWRGFQRLVETVCALQAEERGFPEAFVRAFPAAARAHTDAARAQAAEDFARLVARAQAAGALRPDFHPADFSMLLLAHGGLVAAAPADRASSRRLVAYLLESFRARPSRTALPPPGTLDLIAWPQPNTAAQPASPGA; encoded by the coding sequence ATGCGTCCCGGGACGGCGCGCGAGGCGTTCGCCGCGCCTCCCGCCCCGCCTCTGCGCGCCGATGCCCTCCGCAACCGCGCCCGCCTCCTCGCCGCCGCCCGCGAGGTCTTCGCCGAGCGCGGGCTCGACGCGCCGATGGCGACCGTCGCGCGGCGCGCCGGGGTCGGCGTGGCCACGCTCTACCGGCGGTTCCCGACGCGCGACGACCTCGTACGGGCCGCCTTCGCGGAGCAGATGGACACGTGCGCGCGGGTGCTCGACGAGGCGGTGGCCGATCCCGACCCCTGGCGCGGTTTCCAGCGTCTCGTCGAGACGGTGTGCGCGCTCCAGGCCGAGGAGCGCGGCTTCCCGGAGGCGTTCGTACGGGCGTTCCCGGCCGCCGCCCGCGCGCACACCGACGCGGCGCGCGCGCAGGCCGCTGAGGACTTCGCGCGCCTCGTCGCTCGCGCGCAGGCGGCTGGGGCCCTTCGCCCCGACTTCCACCCGGCCGACTTCTCGATGCTGCTCCTCGCCCACGGCGGCCTCGTCGCCGCCGCCCCGGCCGACCGCGCGTCCTCGCGCCGCCTCGTCGCCTACCTCCTGGAGTCCTTCCGCGCCCGCCCCTCAAGAACAGCCCTCCCCCCACCGGGCACCCTGGACCTCATCGCCTGGCCGCAGCCGAACACCGCTGCTCAGCCCGCCAGTCCGGGCGCGTGA
- a CDS encoding MAB_1171c family putative transporter, with the protein MTAVALWRMPAALWGDEEDRRRRALWGCYAGFAAALWTKTQYVRVRLNDSPVIDLAVLVKHYTATIAILAILSYIVAIYGRYESDVDVPRHVRFARTVQRVAARAALATLVLLTVLFFTVVDRSHPSDRFVADHAGEWGATLYYTVFYVYLGAASAVCAVQWWLAVRSAPRRHLRIGLGMMAVAMVIGVAYTVSRGLFLWISVADRPSESFALSFDKWTEAGQVVLFTLFAVGASIPAFATGARRLRLWRAQAALHPLWRDLMTAFPEQPFAPPAPLARELLRLGTPADVRIDRWAADIADAVEQLRHWAPEGPAAGRGPEESARWIRAALAAHATGAPAGPAGPALVPPQAADQDGEIAWLLRVSAAYRDAVRKPATPRPAPVPTPKGTPS; encoded by the coding sequence ATGACCGCCGTCGCCCTGTGGCGCATGCCCGCCGCTCTGTGGGGGGACGAGGAGGACCGAAGACGGCGGGCCCTGTGGGGGTGTTACGCGGGGTTCGCCGCCGCTCTGTGGACGAAGACGCAGTACGTGCGCGTGCGGCTCAACGACAGTCCCGTGATCGATCTCGCCGTGCTCGTGAAGCACTACACGGCGACCATCGCGATCCTCGCCATCCTCAGCTACATCGTGGCGATCTACGGGCGCTACGAGAGCGACGTCGACGTCCCGCGCCACGTCCGCTTCGCCCGCACCGTCCAACGCGTCGCCGCCCGCGCCGCGTTGGCCACCCTCGTCCTCCTGACCGTCCTCTTCTTCACCGTCGTCGACCGCTCGCACCCCTCGGACCGCTTCGTCGCCGACCACGCGGGCGAGTGGGGCGCGACGCTCTACTACACCGTGTTCTACGTGTACTTGGGCGCCGCCTCCGCCGTGTGCGCGGTGCAGTGGTGGCTCGCCGTGCGCTCCGCCCCGCGCCGCCACCTGCGGATCGGGCTCGGGATGATGGCCGTCGCGATGGTCATCGGCGTCGCGTACACGGTGAGCCGCGGCCTCTTCCTGTGGATCAGCGTCGCCGACCGCCCGAGCGAGAGCTTCGCGCTCTCCTTCGACAAGTGGACCGAGGCCGGGCAGGTCGTGCTCTTCACGCTCTTCGCCGTCGGCGCCTCGATCCCCGCCTTCGCCACCGGGGCCCGGCGGCTGCGCCTGTGGCGCGCGCAGGCCGCGCTCCACCCGCTGTGGCGCGACCTCATGACCGCCTTCCCCGAGCAGCCCTTCGCGCCCCCCGCGCCCCTCGCCCGCGAACTCCTGCGCCTCGGCACCCCGGCGGACGTGCGGATCGACCGGTGGGCGGCCGACATCGCGGACGCCGTCGAGCAGTTGAGGCACTGGGCGCCCGAGGGCCCTGCGGCGGGACGCGGGCCCGAGGAGTCCGCGCGCTGGATCAGGGCGGCCCTCGCCGCACACGCGACGGGCGCCCCCGCGGGCCCGGCGGGCCCCGCTCTCGTCCCCCCGCAGGCGGCCGACCAAGACGGCGAGATCGCGTGGCTGCTGCGCGTCTCGGCCGCGTACCGCGACGCCGTGCGGAAGCCCGCGACGCCGCGCCCCGCCCCCGTACCGACCCCGAAAGGCACCCCTTCGTGA
- a CDS encoding FAD-dependent monooxygenase, which yields MSHVVIAGAGPTGLMLAAELRLHGVEVLVLDKDPVPYAWSRALGLHVRSIEIMAQRGLLEKFLARGRTFRVGGFFAALGDHWPEGLDSAHAYVLGIPQTVTEELLTAHATGLGARIVRGAEVTGFTQDAEGVDVRLADGSAHRASWLVGCDGGRSTVRSLLGVGFPGEPTRNETLLAEAEVTAPADEVTAVVARVRETQKRFGLGPMGEGYWRIVTPARGVAGPEAPAPSLDELRESLRAVAGTDFGVRAPRRLTRFGDATRLAERYRVGRVLLAGDAAHIHPPTGGQGLNLGVQDAFNLGWKLAAEITGRAPEGLLDTYESERRPVAAEVLDNTRAQMELLSTTPGARAVRRLLGELVVSYDAVNQHLIEKLTAIGVRYDVGGGEHPLLGRRLRDLADGRVYAAMHGGRGVLVEGGPARFSAAGWEDRVAHVVGAAGGEDEGPAGEVLRGGGAVLARPDGHVVWVTTGEDEGLREALERWFGAEGETVGER from the coding sequence ATGAGCCATGTCGTCATCGCGGGTGCCGGGCCGACCGGACTGATGCTCGCGGCGGAGTTGCGGCTGCACGGTGTCGAGGTGCTGGTGCTCGACAAGGACCCCGTGCCGTACGCCTGGTCGCGGGCGCTCGGGCTGCACGTGCGCAGCATCGAGATCATGGCGCAGCGGGGGCTCCTGGAGAAGTTCCTCGCGCGCGGCAGGACCTTCCGCGTGGGCGGGTTCTTCGCCGCGCTCGGGGACCACTGGCCGGAGGGGCTCGACTCGGCGCACGCGTACGTGCTGGGCATCCCGCAGACCGTGACCGAGGAACTGCTCACCGCGCACGCCACGGGACTCGGCGCGCGGATCGTGCGCGGCGCCGAGGTGACCGGCTTCACGCAGGACGCGGAGGGCGTCGACGTGCGGCTCGCGGACGGCAGCGCGCACCGCGCCTCGTGGCTCGTGGGGTGCGACGGGGGGCGCAGCACGGTCCGCTCGCTGCTCGGCGTCGGCTTCCCCGGCGAGCCCACGCGCAACGAGACGCTGCTCGCGGAGGCGGAGGTGACCGCGCCCGCCGACGAGGTCACGGCGGTGGTCGCGCGGGTGCGCGAGACGCAGAAGCGGTTCGGGCTCGGGCCGATGGGCGAAGGGTACTGGCGGATCGTCACGCCCGCGCGGGGGGTCGCCGGGCCCGAGGCGCCCGCGCCCTCGCTCGACGAGCTGCGGGAGTCCCTGCGGGCCGTCGCCGGGACGGATTTCGGGGTACGCGCGCCGCGCCGCCTGACCCGCTTCGGCGACGCGACCCGGCTCGCCGAGCGGTACCGCGTGGGCCGCGTCCTCCTCGCGGGCGACGCCGCGCACATCCACCCGCCGACCGGCGGCCAGGGCCTCAACCTCGGTGTCCAGGACGCCTTCAACCTCGGCTGGAAGCTCGCGGCGGAGATCACCGGCCGGGCGCCGGAAGGGCTGCTCGACACGTACGAGAGCGAGCGGCGGCCCGTCGCGGCCGAGGTGCTCGACAACACGCGCGCGCAGATGGAGCTGCTGTCGACGACGCCGGGGGCGCGGGCGGTGCGGCGGCTGCTCGGCGAGCTGGTCGTCTCGTACGACGCCGTCAACCAGCACCTGATCGAGAAGCTGACGGCGATCGGCGTGCGGTACGACGTGGGCGGTGGTGAACACCCCCTGCTGGGGCGGAGGTTGCGGGATCTCGCCGACGGGCGCGTGTACGCGGCCATGCACGGGGGGCGCGGGGTCCTCGTGGAGGGCGGGCCCGCGCGGTTCTCCGCGGCCGGGTGGGAGGACCGGGTCGCGCACGTCGTGGGGGCGGCGGGCGGCGAGGACGAGGGTCCGGCCGGCGAGGTGCTCCGGGGTGGCGGGGCGGTGCTCGCGCGGCCGGACGGGCATGTCGTGTGGGTGACGACGGGGGAGGACGAGGGCCTGCGGGAGGCTCTGGAGCGGTGGTTCGGGGCGGAGGGGGAGACGGTGGGGGAGCGGTAG
- a CDS encoding type II toxin-antitoxin system RelE/ParE family toxin — protein MTARWEIEPEVRGWLELLPFRLYRRVEDKTDRLLDAPTTLGEPYSRHLGGKLRELRFVLDGDAVRMPYWLAPQQRIVLLTVFRKTRMREAAEIERAFQAQKICEAEHGHARHRYERHRES, from the coding sequence ATGACGGCGCGGTGGGAGATCGAGCCCGAGGTCCGGGGCTGGCTGGAGCTGCTCCCGTTCCGCCTCTACCGTCGGGTCGAGGACAAGACGGACCGCCTGCTGGACGCGCCGACGACCCTCGGCGAGCCCTACTCCCGGCACCTGGGGGGCAAGCTGCGGGAACTCCGCTTCGTGCTCGACGGCGACGCCGTGCGCATGCCGTACTGGCTGGCGCCGCAGCAGCGCATCGTGCTGCTGACGGTCTTCCGCAAGACCAGGATGCGCGAAGCGGCGGAGATCGAGCGCGCGTTTCAGGCGCAGAAGATCTGCGAGGCCGAGCACGGTCATGCCCGGCACCGGTACGAGCGGCACAGGGAGAGCTGA
- a CDS encoding helix-turn-helix domain-containing protein: protein MQHNTWRTRRTRELAGEAVEHDQEYIDARLAGDLGQAVHDRRVELGLSQSELAERAGMTQPQVSRMEGGDTVPTLPLLRRLARALDGALNLAIDENDSHVTFTPHAA from the coding sequence ATGCAGCACAACACGTGGAGAACGCGGCGGACGCGGGAACTCGCGGGCGAGGCGGTGGAGCACGACCAGGAGTACATCGACGCGCGGCTGGCCGGAGACCTCGGGCAGGCGGTCCACGATCGCCGGGTCGAGCTCGGACTGTCCCAGAGCGAGCTGGCGGAGCGCGCCGGGATGACGCAGCCCCAGGTCTCCCGCATGGAGGGCGGAGACACCGTACCGACGCTGCCACTGCTCCGACGCCTGGCCAGGGCGTTGGACGGGGCCCTGAACCTCGCCATCGACGAGAACGACTCCCACGTCACCTTCACCCCGCACGCGGCCTGA
- a CDS encoding anti-sigma factor — protein MSTTADSHLLTGAYALHALEPAEEAAFERHMAHCAACAEEVREFTETASKLGLAASVSPPPGFKDAVMARIADVRQEPPRAVRATPPRRRPRAVHWTLAACVALAAALGGTAVWQGQRADEARTEARAAQDRAARLDAVLSAPDVKVLSAPVDAGGRATVVVSRARDGAVFAAAGLPTPPAGKVYQLWFDVDGTMRPAGLLPDSSGTVLMKGSPRTATAMGVTVEPEGGSRAPTSKPVALMALPG, from the coding sequence ATGAGCACGACGGCCGACAGCCACCTCCTCACCGGGGCGTACGCGCTCCACGCCCTCGAACCGGCCGAGGAGGCCGCCTTCGAGCGGCACATGGCCCACTGCGCCGCGTGCGCCGAGGAGGTGCGCGAGTTCACCGAGACCGCCTCGAAGCTGGGCCTGGCCGCCTCCGTGAGCCCGCCGCCCGGCTTCAAGGACGCGGTCATGGCCCGTATCGCTGACGTACGGCAGGAGCCGCCGCGGGCAGTACGTGCCACGCCGCCCCGCCGCCGCCCGCGCGCCGTGCACTGGACGCTCGCGGCCTGCGTCGCGCTCGCCGCGGCGCTCGGCGGCACGGCGGTGTGGCAGGGCCAGCGCGCGGACGAGGCCCGCACGGAGGCCCGCGCGGCCCAGGACCGCGCCGCGCGCCTGGACGCCGTCCTCTCGGCCCCGGACGTCAAGGTCCTGAGCGCGCCGGTCGACGCGGGAGGGCGTGCCACGGTCGTCGTCTCGCGCGCCCGCGACGGCGCGGTCTTCGCGGCGGCCGGCCTGCCCACGCCCCCCGCGGGCAAGGTCTACCAGCTCTGGTTCGACGTGGACGGCACGATGCGCCCCGCCGGGCTCCTGCCCGACTCCTCGGGCACGGTCCTCATGAAGGGCTCCCCGCGCACGGCCACGGCGATGGGCGTGACGGTCGAGCCGGAGGGCGGTTCGCGGGCGCCGACATCGAAGCCGGTGGCGCTCATGGCCCTCCCGGGGTGA
- a CDS encoding TetR/AcrR family transcriptional regulator, protein MEGLRERIVAAATELLEESGREAVTTRAVAARAGVQAPAIYRLFGDKEGLLHAVADEGLGAYLSEKEAQEHVEDPVDDLRAGWDLHVDFGLAHPALYSLMYADPGTAPPASPALTAAEEHLTRRIRRLAAAGRLRVGERLATDLVHASGRGTVLTVLAEGRRDDELLTASREALVAAVTTGAPAFESPAGPAGAARALRAGLDGVTGLSTAERQLMGEWLERISD, encoded by the coding sequence GTGGAAGGACTGCGGGAGCGGATCGTGGCGGCTGCCACGGAACTCCTGGAGGAGAGCGGCAGGGAAGCGGTGACGACGCGGGCCGTCGCGGCACGCGCGGGCGTCCAGGCCCCGGCGATCTACCGGCTCTTCGGCGACAAGGAAGGTCTGCTGCACGCCGTCGCGGACGAAGGACTCGGCGCCTACTTGAGCGAGAAAGAGGCGCAAGAGCATGTGGAGGACCCGGTCGACGACCTGCGGGCCGGCTGGGACCTGCACGTCGACTTCGGCCTCGCGCACCCGGCGCTCTACTCCCTCATGTACGCGGACCCGGGCACCGCTCCACCCGCGTCGCCCGCCCTCACGGCCGCCGAGGAACACCTCACGCGCCGCATACGCAGGCTCGCGGCAGCGGGCCGGCTGCGCGTCGGCGAGCGCCTCGCCACCGACCTCGTCCACGCCTCCGGACGGGGTACGGTCCTCACGGTGCTCGCGGAGGGGCGCCGCGACGACGAGCTGCTGACCGCTTCGCGCGAGGCACTCGTCGCCGCGGTCACGACCGGAGCCCCCGCCTTCGAGAGCCCAGCGGGCCCGGCCGGGGCGGCGCGCGCGCTCCGTGCCGGGCTCGACGGGGTCACTGGGCTGTCGACGGCGGAGCGTCAGCTCATGGGGGAGTGGCTGGAACGGATCTCCGACTGA
- a CDS encoding aldo/keto reductase: protein MRYIKLRDLKVSRIGLGAMGMSHGYTGSGTDDAGSIRAVHRALDLGVTLIDTAEIYGPYTNEELLGRALKGHREKVVLATKFGLVSHAGGGPWHQDSTAANIRTAVEGSLRRLGTDHIDLYYQHRVDPAVPVEETAGAVGELIAEGKVRAFGLSEAGPDTIRRAHAVQPVSAVQSEYSLWTRGIEERVLPVLRELRIGLVPFSPLGRGFLTGAVRSTEQFDENDFRRDNPRFSEENFAHNLALADEVAAVAAEAGATPSQVALAWLLAQGDDIAPIPGTKRVRRVEENTAADALTLSAAQLDRLGSLPPAAGDTHTEAQARMLER, encoded by the coding sequence ATGCGGTACATCAAGCTGCGTGACCTGAAGGTTTCCCGGATCGGCCTGGGCGCGATGGGCATGTCCCACGGGTACACGGGCTCCGGCACCGACGACGCCGGGTCGATCAGGGCCGTGCACCGGGCCCTCGACCTGGGCGTCACGCTCATCGACACGGCCGAGATCTACGGCCCGTACACCAACGAGGAACTGCTCGGGCGGGCCCTGAAGGGGCACCGCGAGAAGGTGGTCCTGGCCACGAAGTTCGGGCTCGTCTCCCACGCGGGGGGCGGCCCGTGGCACCAGGACTCCACCGCGGCCAACATCCGTACCGCCGTCGAGGGCTCCCTGAGGCGGCTCGGGACCGACCACATCGACCTGTACTACCAGCACCGGGTGGACCCCGCCGTGCCCGTCGAGGAGACGGCGGGGGCGGTCGGGGAGCTGATCGCCGAGGGCAAGGTGCGGGCCTTCGGGCTCTCGGAGGCGGGCCCCGACACGATCCGCCGCGCGCACGCCGTGCAACCGGTCAGCGCGGTGCAGTCCGAGTACTCCCTGTGGACGCGCGGCATCGAGGAGCGCGTACTGCCGGTCCTGCGCGAGCTGCGCATCGGGCTCGTCCCCTTCTCGCCGCTCGGCCGCGGTTTCCTCACCGGCGCCGTGCGCTCCACGGAGCAGTTCGACGAGAACGACTTCCGGCGCGACAACCCCCGTTTCTCCGAGGAGAACTTCGCGCACAACCTGGCGCTCGCCGACGAGGTCGCGGCCGTCGCCGCCGAGGCCGGGGCGACGCCCTCGCAGGTCGCGCTCGCCTGGCTCCTCGCCCAGGGCGACGACATCGCCCCCATCCCCGGCACCAAGCGCGTGCGCCGCGTCGAGGAGAACACGGCGGCGGACGCGCTCACCCTGAGCGCCGCGCAGCTCGACCGGCTCGGCAGCCTGCCGCCCGCCGCCGGGGACACCCACACCGAGGCGCAGGCCCGGATGCTCGAACGCTGA
- a CDS encoding NAD(P)-dependent alcohol dehydrogenase, translating into MKAVLYDRYGGPEVLYVGDVPRPEPKAGEVLVRVRAFSVNGGELAGRAGRVRLVTGRKFPQRVGLDFAGEVAALGPGASGFAPGDRVWGIVGRASGFGSAAEYVKTTPARLGKVPDGLDLVTAAALPVGTTAVTALRDKARLKPGERLLVRGAAGGVGNVAVQLGAALGAEVTALARATNLDFVRSLGASHAYDHRAVSPGDLGPYDVILDTAGTELLSYRRLLAPGGRMVTIAFDLAHPFASLGGIAASAVHGRSRVRFFSGNPKRALFDEVARLVSTGALHPEVDKVFPLEETGEAHRALEAGGVRGKYVVRVDAEG; encoded by the coding sequence ATGAAGGCTGTGCTCTACGACCGGTACGGCGGCCCCGAGGTGCTGTACGTCGGCGACGTGCCCCGCCCCGAGCCCAAGGCCGGTGAAGTACTCGTGCGCGTACGGGCATTCAGCGTCAACGGCGGGGAGCTGGCGGGGCGCGCCGGACGGGTGCGGCTCGTCACGGGGCGGAAGTTCCCGCAGCGCGTCGGGCTCGATTTCGCCGGGGAGGTCGCCGCGCTCGGTCCCGGTGCGAGCGGCTTCGCGCCCGGCGACCGCGTGTGGGGCATCGTGGGGCGCGCCTCCGGTTTCGGCAGCGCGGCGGAGTACGTGAAGACGACGCCCGCCCGGCTCGGCAAGGTCCCCGACGGGCTCGACCTCGTCACCGCCGCCGCGCTCCCCGTCGGCACGACCGCCGTGACCGCGCTGCGCGACAAGGCCCGGCTGAAGCCCGGCGAACGTCTCCTCGTACGGGGCGCCGCGGGCGGCGTCGGCAACGTCGCCGTCCAGCTCGGAGCCGCCCTCGGCGCCGAGGTGACGGCCCTCGCCCGCGCCACGAACCTGGACTTCGTACGGAGCCTCGGCGCGAGCCACGCCTACGACCACCGCGCCGTCTCCCCCGGCGATCTCGGCCCGTACGACGTCATACTCGACACGGCCGGCACCGAACTCCTATCCTATCGGCGCCTGTTGGCTCCCGGGGGCCGCATGGTCACGATCGCCTTCGACCTCGCCCACCCCTTCGCCTCGCTCGGCGGCATCGCCGCGAGCGCCGTGCACGGGCGCAGCCGCGTCCGCTTCTTCAGCGGGAACCCGAAACGCGCCCTCTTCGACGAGGTCGCACGGCTCGTCTCCACCGGGGCCCTCCACCCCGAGGTGGACAAGGTCTTCCCGCTGGAGGAGACCGGGGAGGCCCACCGGGCACTGGAGGCGGGAGGCGTTCGGGGCAAGTACGTAGTGCGGGTGGACGCGGAGGGGTAG